GCCGATAAGAGCATCAGCTGATGTTTAGAGAAATGCTCTAAAGCATCTCCAAAAACAGAATCGGGGTCAACATCCTCTAGCGCCTCATAACTGAAGTGGCATTGGACGTCTTTGCCATCTAGTTTGGCGATATAAATAACACCGCCATCAGCAGCCAGACTTGCTGGCCCTACGAACTCAATTTTCATAACATCTGATCCACTT
Above is a window of Polynucleobacter necessarius DNA encoding:
- a CDS encoding DUF1488 family protein — protein: MKIEFVGPASLAADGGVIYIAKLDGKDVQCHFSYEALEDVDPDSVFGDALEHFSKHQLMLLSAAEKKFIKGLTHNGQLQISSSDLRLE